The following are from one region of the Acidobacteriota bacterium genome:
- a CDS encoding PBP1A family penicillin-binding protein, whose translation MVDTIPVAIKVKIPTAAPGAKGRKGLLPRDPILRAALLAFLSLSLLVVGFFSYWYVKYDRIIEQRFRDPVFASSAKIFAGPRVVRVGSPFTVHDIAAELRHAGYGEKDGQSPLGSYHVKGSSIEVLPGPESYHSPEPATITVADGKVSEIKSRSAGDLAAYELEPQLVTSLFDAEQRSKRSLVTYDDIPKMMVDAVISIEDRRFFQHGGVNFLRLAEAAWVDFTHQRHQQGGSTITMQLSRAFFLTPEKTFKRKLIEMLIAVQLEQKFSKQQIFEFYANRVDLGQRGSFTISGLAEGAKSYFNKDLKDVSLPEAALLAGLIQAPSYLSPYRHPERALERRNTVIESMAENRVITRDQADKAKAAPLKLAPPNVEASDAPYYVDMVRDAVISKLNERELNDQSYRIYTALDPDLQRAAAQAVETGIKLVDDQITKMRTKKVKVGKNKFETTVAPGPQAQVALVAMDPHTGEIKALVGGRNYGMSQLNHALAKRPTGSIFKPFVYAAALNTGIDGSTPILTPASTVPDAPSTFTYGDQIYEPRNYKEEYHGDVTLRYALAMSLNNATVKVAEEVGYDKVADLARNAGIASVKATPAMALGAYDASPVDMTAAYTSFANGGMRLSPIFVNSVRNAQGDVVMNFGTEKKQVLDPRVAYVITNMMESVINNGLGFTPVRGRGFAPPAAGKTGSSHDGWFAGYTSNLLCIVWVGYDDYSDLRLSGAMTAAPIWTEFMKKAVTLPQYADVRGFSQPEGVVDVQLDKITNRLATPSCPDTYTIAFVAGTEPRDTCDQSTNQGFFSRIFGGNSEKPLPPPNGNQQTANGVQGDGDAAKKKKGFFGKIADAFKGDSGSHDKNTPPPSKPEDGTKPQ comes from the coding sequence ATGGTTGACACGATCCCTGTGGCTATCAAGGTAAAAATTCCGACTGCGGCACCTGGGGCGAAGGGCCGAAAAGGGCTGTTGCCGCGAGATCCCATTCTGCGCGCCGCGCTGCTGGCGTTTCTGTCGCTGTCGTTGCTGGTAGTGGGATTCTTTTCCTACTGGTATGTAAAGTACGACCGCATTATTGAGCAGCGATTCCGGGATCCAGTGTTTGCGAGTTCGGCGAAGATTTTTGCTGGCCCGCGCGTGGTGCGGGTGGGATCGCCGTTTACCGTCCATGACATCGCGGCCGAGTTGCGGCACGCGGGATATGGCGAGAAGGATGGCCAGTCGCCGCTCGGCAGTTACCACGTAAAGGGCAGTTCGATTGAAGTGTTGCCGGGGCCGGAGTCGTATCACAGCCCAGAGCCGGCGACGATCACGGTTGCCGACGGAAAAGTGTCGGAGATCAAGAGCCGGTCGGCGGGCGACCTGGCGGCCTATGAACTCGAACCGCAACTGGTCACCTCGCTTTTTGACGCGGAGCAACGCTCCAAGCGGTCTCTGGTCACGTACGACGACATCCCCAAGATGATGGTGGATGCCGTGATCTCGATCGAAGACCGGCGCTTCTTCCAGCATGGCGGAGTCAATTTTCTTCGGTTGGCGGAAGCGGCCTGGGTGGACTTTACGCATCAGCGCCATCAACAAGGTGGGTCGACGATCACGATGCAGCTTTCACGCGCGTTTTTCCTGACGCCGGAAAAAACGTTCAAGCGCAAGTTGATCGAGATGCTGATTGCGGTCCAGCTGGAACAGAAATTTTCCAAGCAACAGATTTTTGAGTTTTACGCCAACCGGGTCGATCTGGGGCAGCGCGGATCGTTCACAATCTCCGGACTGGCGGAAGGTGCGAAGTCGTACTTCAACAAGGATCTGAAAGACGTCTCGCTGCCGGAAGCGGCGCTGCTGGCGGGATTGATCCAGGCGCCGAGTTATCTGTCGCCGTACCGGCATCCGGAAAGAGCACTGGAACGCCGGAACACGGTGATTGAGTCGATGGCGGAGAATCGCGTGATCACTCGCGATCAGGCCGACAAGGCAAAAGCTGCGCCGCTGAAACTTGCTCCTCCGAATGTCGAGGCCAGCGACGCTCCTTATTACGTCGACATGGTGCGCGACGCGGTGATCAGCAAACTGAACGAGCGGGAATTGAATGATCAGTCGTACCGCATCTACACGGCACTGGATCCCGACCTGCAGCGGGCAGCGGCGCAGGCGGTCGAGACGGGCATCAAGTTGGTGGATGATCAGATCACCAAGATGCGGACCAAGAAGGTGAAGGTCGGCAAAAATAAATTTGAGACGACGGTGGCTCCTGGCCCGCAGGCACAGGTCGCGCTAGTGGCAATGGATCCGCATACGGGCGAGATCAAGGCACTGGTGGGTGGGCGCAATTACGGGATGAGCCAACTGAATCACGCGCTGGCAAAGCGGCCGACCGGGTCCATCTTCAAACCGTTTGTGTACGCGGCGGCGCTGAATACAGGGATCGACGGATCGACGCCTATTTTGACTCCGGCATCGACGGTTCCGGATGCGCCTTCCACATTTACTTACGGCGATCAAATTTACGAGCCACGTAATTACAAAGAGGAATATCACGGCGATGTGACGCTGCGGTATGCGCTGGCGATGTCGCTCAACAATGCAACCGTGAAAGTGGCGGAAGAAGTGGGCTATGACAAGGTCGCGGACTTGGCGCGGAACGCCGGGATCGCGTCGGTGAAGGCGACCCCAGCGATGGCACTCGGGGCTTACGACGCGAGTCCGGTGGACATGACGGCGGCGTACACGTCGTTTGCGAATGGGGGCATGCGGCTGTCTCCTATTTTTGTGAACTCGGTGCGGAACGCGCAGGGCGACGTTGTGATGAACTTCGGCACGGAGAAAAAACAGGTACTCGATCCACGAGTCGCTTACGTCATCACCAACATGATGGAAAGTGTAATCAACAACGGCCTGGGCTTTACGCCGGTGCGCGGGCGCGGGTTCGCTCCGCCGGCGGCCGGCAAGACGGGCAGTTCGCACGATGGGTGGTTCGCGGGATATACCTCGAATCTGCTCTGCATCGTGTGGGTTGGATATGACGACTACAGCGATCTGCGCTTGAGCGGCGCGATGACGGCGGCGCCGATCTGGACTGAATTCATGAAGAAGGCGGTCACGTTGCCGCAGTATGCGGATGTCCGGGGGTTCAGCCAGCCCGAGGGCGTGGTTGACGTGCAACTGGACAAGATTACGAACCGGCTCGCAACTCCTTCCTGTCCGGATACTTATACGATTGCGTTCGTGGCAGGGACCGAGCCGCGTGATACCTGCGATCAGAGTACGAACCAAGGATTTTTCTCCCGCATTTTTGGAGGAAACTCAGAAAAACCGCTCCCGCCGCCCAACGGGAACCAACAGACAGCCAACGGTGTCCAAGGTGATGGGGATGCTGCGAAAAAGAAGAAAGGCTTCTTCGGTAAGATCGCAGACGCTTTCAAGGGCGATAGCGGCTCCCATGACAAAAACACTCCTCCACCGTCTAAGCCTGAGGATGGTACGAAACCGCAATAA
- a CDS encoding response regulator, protein MPTPNPKVLLVEDSKFLRLANERVLIRAGFDVSTAGDGEEGLRVAFEILPDIILLDMMLPKLSGPDLLRKLKEDSRTAAIPIVILTSLSQKNEERFLQEGAAAYFEKSALELDKSSDLLVTTVESVLRKLDEAKRSAASAV, encoded by the coding sequence GTGCCCACGCCCAACCCGAAAGTTCTGCTGGTGGAAGACAGCAAGTTCCTGCGCCTGGCCAACGAGCGCGTGCTGATCCGCGCGGGATTTGACGTCAGCACGGCCGGCGACGGCGAAGAAGGACTCCGCGTGGCCTTCGAGATCTTGCCGGATATCATCCTGCTCGACATGATGTTGCCGAAACTGAGCGGGCCGGACCTGCTCCGCAAACTCAAAGAAGATTCGCGCACGGCAGCGATCCCAATTGTGATCCTCACCAGCCTCTCGCAGAAAAATGAAGAACGGTTTTTGCAGGAAGGTGCGGCAGCCTATTTCGAGAAATCCGCGCTCGAACTGGACAAGAGTTCCGATCTGCTCGTGACAACCGTGGAATCCGTTTTGCGCAAACTCGACGAAGCGAAACGGAGCGCGGCCTCAGCGGTGTGA
- a CDS encoding choice-of-anchor D domain-containing protein has protein sequence MNLLRKLAVTSAVLLALVGAAVSQTWKPLKNQPGANVGAMLLLRDGRVLVHEEQSGNSRNWYLLTPDATGSYLNGTWSSGGQLPTGYSPWFFGSQVLLDGKTIVVEGGEYNLGRSAWTTLGAIGTVSGSTITWTSNAPPTGWVNLGDAQSVVLANGTYMQANCCTAQNALFNGPNSWIATGSVLQPNNDESGFTLLTNDKVLTVDAKNNSNCGTAKGTELYDQGTGLWSCGPQTPIQLYNANDEELGAAIMMYNNKVIQFGGLVPATALYDVATNAWTAGPTPANNLDQTDGPAALEPNGKVLAMLSPGLFLGGCQFVEYDPVANTLANTANPQNCPADSSFVGHLMILPTGQIMFTDFSGRVEIYTPAAGVVAGVAPTINPVSGTINSPSTNNALSGNQLNGLSEGSGYGDDYQGVTNYPLVRLVQAVAPNHVFYATTHGEATHSIAPGLPNSTKFDVPAGVPSGTYNLTAVANGIESNAVVVSVVAAPDFSLSATPNSLTVAQGASGTSTITVAPQNGFNGSVNLSASGLPNGVTAAFNPNPTTSTSTLTLTVGVSAAPGTSTVTISGVSGNLTHTTTVSLTVTATGPVVSLVPPSLTFAKKVVGITSPAKVVTLTNTGGSPLNFTGVSISGDFAFVIIAKSCKVGTPVAPGKFCKIKVTFTPTQVGVRTGAVTLTDNAGNSPQQVPLTGTGK, from the coding sequence TTGAATCTGCTACGAAAACTTGCTGTCACGTCCGCCGTGCTGTTGGCACTGGTGGGAGCTGCCGTTTCCCAAACCTGGAAGCCGCTGAAGAACCAACCCGGAGCGAACGTCGGCGCCATGCTACTGCTCCGCGACGGAAGAGTTCTGGTGCACGAAGAGCAAAGTGGCAACTCCCGCAACTGGTACCTCCTCACTCCTGACGCCACCGGCAGTTACCTGAATGGCACATGGAGTTCGGGCGGACAATTGCCCACGGGCTATTCGCCCTGGTTCTTCGGATCGCAAGTGCTGCTGGACGGCAAGACGATTGTCGTGGAAGGCGGAGAGTACAACCTGGGACGCTCGGCGTGGACCACCCTCGGTGCGATCGGAACTGTTTCCGGCAGCACGATCACATGGACTTCGAATGCTCCGCCAACGGGCTGGGTCAACCTGGGCGATGCGCAAAGTGTCGTTCTGGCAAACGGAACGTACATGCAGGCGAACTGCTGTACCGCGCAGAATGCTTTGTTTAACGGACCAAATTCGTGGATAGCGACCGGATCCGTGCTGCAACCGAATAATGATGAATCCGGCTTCACGTTGTTGACGAATGACAAGGTACTGACGGTCGATGCAAAAAACAATTCCAATTGCGGAACGGCCAAGGGAACAGAACTCTACGACCAGGGGACCGGCCTGTGGTCGTGCGGGCCGCAGACTCCGATCCAACTCTATAACGCGAACGACGAAGAACTCGGCGCCGCGATCATGATGTACAACAACAAAGTAATCCAGTTTGGCGGACTGGTACCGGCGACCGCGCTGTACGACGTTGCCACCAACGCCTGGACGGCCGGTCCAACTCCGGCAAACAATTTGGACCAGACCGATGGTCCGGCGGCGTTGGAGCCGAACGGCAAAGTGCTGGCCATGCTCAGTCCTGGGCTGTTCCTCGGGGGATGCCAGTTCGTGGAGTACGATCCGGTCGCCAACACCCTGGCGAACACCGCGAATCCGCAGAACTGCCCCGCCGATTCGTCGTTCGTGGGACATCTCATGATTCTTCCCACCGGACAGATCATGTTTACCGACTTCAGCGGCCGCGTCGAAATTTATACGCCGGCTGCGGGTGTGGTTGCGGGCGTGGCACCGACCATCAATCCTGTGAGCGGGACGATCAACAGCCCCTCGACCAACAACGCGCTTTCTGGCAACCAACTGAATGGCCTGTCCGAAGGCAGCGGCTACGGTGACGATTACCAGGGAGTCACGAACTATCCGCTGGTTCGCCTGGTGCAGGCCGTTGCACCGAACCATGTTTTCTACGCGACTACGCACGGTGAGGCCACGCACTCGATCGCGCCTGGGTTGCCCAACTCCACGAAGTTTGATGTGCCAGCCGGAGTTCCTTCCGGAACCTATAACTTGACTGCCGTCGCGAACGGCATCGAGTCGAACGCAGTGGTCGTCAGCGTTGTGGCCGCGCCTGATTTCAGCCTGTCGGCAACCCCGAACTCGCTGACCGTAGCGCAAGGCGCCAGCGGCACGAGCACGATCACGGTGGCACCGCAGAATGGCTTCAACGGTAGCGTCAATCTGAGCGCGTCTGGTCTGCCGAACGGCGTGACCGCCGCATTCAATCCGAACCCCACCACGTCAACCAGCACGTTGACTCTGACGGTTGGCGTAAGCGCTGCACCCGGGACCTCGACGGTGACCATCAGCGGCGTGTCCGGCAACTTGACTCACACGACGACCGTGTCGCTCACCGTAACTGCGACTGGGCCGGTCGTGAGCCTGGTTCCGCCCTCGCTGACGTTTGCCAAGAAGGTTGTGGGCATAACGAGCCCCGCCAAGGTAGTTACGCTTACGAATACGGGGGGCTCGCCCCTGAACTTCACCGGCGTCTCGATCAGCGGAGACTTTGCTTTCGTGATCATTGCGAAGTCCTGCAAAGTCGGCACTCCGGTCGCTCCCGGCAAGTTCTGCAAGATCAAGGTGACCTTTACGCCAACTCAAGTCGGAGTGCGTACGGGTGCCGTGACCCTGACAGACAACGCGGGCAATAGCCCACAGCAAGTGCCGCTCACGGGCACGGGGAAATAG
- a CDS encoding proline--tRNA ligase has product MHRWSALFIPTLREAPADAEVASHKLLVRSGYVRQLGAGIYSFLFLGNRTINKIMGIVREEMDRIGQEFYLPTLHPRDLWEESGRWQVMGDNMFRLKDRKGADLCLGMTHEEVMTDIARKELRSYKQLPQIWYQIQTKFRDEPRPKSGLLRVRQFIMKDAYSFDIDSDGLDVSYKKHDKTYRTIFDRCGLKYMVVEAHSGAMGGSQSHEFMVRTPAGEDQIVSCDTCNYAANLEKAVSTLDPVEDLKAEGDGTPLQVHTPGQKTIEDVARFLGVSPKNKIKTLAMMITETDEKTQKSRLRAVVLLMRGDHQMNEAKLSTAVGGKEARPMQEEEIRELFKSPAGYLGPLGIEWAKDMKDSGKPVLIVDKALEGRSNLIGGANKEDYHVKNLTPGKTFQPTAYADLRAVTAGEACPNCGAALRIDRAVEIGHIFKLGYKYSESMGARVLDRNGKEVAPIMGSYGIGIERILTAAIEQSNDENGFWLPPSIAPFEVVVVPTNMGDEKIRTAAESIAKTLEGAGIDVLMDDRDERPGVKFKDADLVGIPFRINVGKKVTDDTVEVVQRSTRQSSDVKISAIGEYFQALLPH; this is encoded by the coding sequence ATGCATCGTTGGTCTGCACTGTTTATTCCGACTCTTCGCGAGGCCCCGGCGGATGCCGAGGTCGCCAGTCACAAATTGCTTGTCCGTTCGGGATACGTCCGCCAACTGGGCGCGGGCATTTATTCGTTTCTATTCCTGGGCAATCGCACCATCAACAAGATCATGGGGATTGTGCGCGAGGAGATGGACAGGATTGGCCAGGAATTTTATCTGCCCACGCTGCATCCGCGCGACCTATGGGAAGAAAGTGGACGCTGGCAAGTGATGGGCGACAACATGTTTCGCCTGAAAGACCGCAAGGGCGCTGACCTTTGCCTGGGCATGACGCACGAAGAAGTGATGACCGATATCGCGCGCAAGGAACTGCGCAGCTACAAACAGTTGCCGCAGATCTGGTATCAGATTCAGACCAAGTTCCGGGACGAACCGCGCCCGAAATCGGGACTGCTGCGGGTGCGGCAGTTCATCATGAAGGATGCTTACTCGTTCGACATCGATTCCGACGGCCTCGACGTTTCCTACAAGAAGCACGACAAAACGTATCGCACCATCTTCGATCGTTGCGGACTGAAGTACATGGTGGTGGAAGCGCACTCTGGCGCAATGGGCGGATCGCAGTCCCATGAGTTCATGGTGCGCACTCCGGCGGGCGAAGATCAGATCGTCAGCTGCGACACGTGCAACTACGCGGCGAATCTTGAGAAGGCGGTTTCCACGCTCGATCCGGTCGAAGATCTTAAGGCCGAGGGCGATGGAACGCCGTTGCAGGTGCACACTCCGGGGCAAAAGACGATCGAAGATGTGGCGCGGTTTCTGGGAGTGTCTCCGAAAAATAAGATCAAAACGCTCGCGATGATGATTACCGAGACGGATGAGAAGACGCAGAAGTCCCGTTTGCGAGCGGTGGTGTTGCTGATGCGCGGCGATCACCAGATGAACGAGGCGAAGTTATCGACGGCAGTGGGCGGCAAGGAAGCGCGTCCGATGCAGGAAGAAGAAATTCGCGAGCTGTTCAAGTCGCCAGCCGGATATCTGGGACCTCTCGGCATCGAGTGGGCGAAGGATATGAAAGATTCCGGTAAACCAGTTCTGATCGTCGACAAAGCGCTCGAAGGACGTTCCAACCTGATTGGCGGCGCAAACAAAGAGGACTATCACGTCAAGAATCTGACGCCTGGAAAAACCTTTCAACCGACGGCATACGCCGACTTGCGTGCGGTGACGGCGGGTGAGGCTTGTCCGAATTGTGGTGCCGCGTTGCGTATCGATAGGGCGGTGGAAATCGGGCACATCTTCAAACTTGGATACAAGTATTCGGAGTCGATGGGCGCGCGTGTGCTCGATCGCAATGGCAAAGAAGTCGCACCGATCATGGGCAGTTACGGAATTGGCATCGAGCGCATTCTCACCGCGGCGATTGAACAATCCAACGATGAGAATGGATTCTGGTTGCCGCCTTCGATTGCGCCGTTCGAGGTGGTGGTGGTCCCCACCAACATGGGGGATGAAAAGATCCGGACGGCCGCGGAGTCGATTGCCAAGACGCTCGAAGGGGCCGGGATCGATGTGCTGATGGATGACCGGGATGAACGGCCGGGAGTCAAGTTCAAGGACGCCGATCTAGTCGGTATCCCTTTTAGAATCAACGTTGGGAAGAAGGTTACCGACGATACTGTGGAAGTCGTTCAGCGCTCGACTCGGCAATCCAGTGACGTTAAGATTTCTGCCATAGGGGAGTACTTTCAAGCCCTGCTGCCGCATTAG
- a CDS encoding tetratricopeptide repeat protein codes for MQRFLASVCLVLVFLLTAFAQSGRLGRNGSASNSTAIGGVFLSGTIVIDGGDFLTDAVEIQTVCRGQRHTETRTDSHGFFTFQFGGQRDTGSDVNFGADSPAPERRSGVFDRIPQDCELQAALPGFTSDIVQLGGRISGDENADIGHIVLHRLANVEGFTVSATTAQAPPAAKKAFEKSQEQLKKGKWDEAQKLLEKAVALDPKFAAAWNELGRVQLEKKDSTAARHAFQQSVAADPKYINPYRGLIQLAERERNWQELCDASEKLLALNPVSFPEAWLSNAISYYGAGNLVAAEKSARRGLQIDREHRVPKLEYLLGVILLEKPDYEQAVQHIQAFLNHATQASDVAEGRRKLDEIARLSSASNVALAEKK; via the coding sequence GTGCAACGCTTTCTCGCTTCGGTGTGCCTGGTTCTGGTTTTTCTTCTCACTGCTTTCGCGCAAAGCGGACGCCTGGGCCGCAACGGCTCTGCCTCTAACTCGACAGCGATCGGCGGAGTCTTCCTGAGCGGGACGATCGTCATCGATGGCGGAGACTTCCTCACCGACGCGGTCGAGATCCAGACCGTCTGTCGCGGACAGCGGCACACGGAAACGCGGACCGACTCCCACGGGTTCTTCACCTTCCAGTTCGGCGGGCAAAGGGACACAGGCAGCGACGTAAACTTCGGCGCCGACTCGCCTGCTCCTGAGCGCCGCTCAGGAGTTTTCGATCGCATCCCGCAGGATTGTGAACTGCAAGCCGCACTTCCGGGTTTCACGTCCGATATCGTGCAACTCGGCGGACGAATCTCCGGCGACGAAAACGCCGATATCGGACACATCGTCCTGCACCGCCTCGCGAACGTCGAAGGTTTCACCGTCAGCGCGACAACTGCGCAGGCACCGCCCGCCGCGAAGAAAGCGTTCGAGAAGAGCCAGGAGCAACTGAAGAAGGGCAAATGGGACGAAGCCCAGAAGTTACTCGAGAAAGCGGTCGCGCTCGATCCTAAGTTTGCGGCGGCCTGGAATGAACTGGGGCGAGTGCAATTGGAAAAGAAAGATTCCACTGCGGCGCGACATGCATTCCAGCAGTCGGTGGCGGCCGACCCGAAGTACATCAATCCCTATCGCGGCCTCATACAGCTTGCCGAGCGCGAGCGAAATTGGCAGGAGCTTTGCGATGCCAGCGAGAAGTTACTCGCGCTGAATCCAGTGAGTTTTCCGGAGGCATGGTTGTCCAATGCAATCAGTTACTACGGAGCGGGGAATCTGGTCGCCGCGGAAAAAAGCGCGCGCCGCGGATTGCAGATCGATCGCGAACATCGCGTGCCCAAACTGGAGTACCTGCTGGGAGTGATCCTGCTGGAAAAGCCCGACTATGAGCAGGCAGTGCAACATATCCAGGCATTTCTGAATCACGCGACGCAGGCCTCTGACGTCGCGGAAGGCCGCAGAAAGCTCGATGAAATTGCGCGGCTCTCCTCGGCGTCTAATGTGGCGCTTGCCGAAAAGAAGTAG
- a CDS encoding HAD hydrolase family protein has translation MSKPRAKKIKLILFDVDGVLTDGKIWIFPSPAGADQSVLEQSAGAPSKLRSGVSAPEAPQPGFGFQSASLIEAKGFHAHDGTAISLARLAGLKTGLITKRRSETVALRARDLKIDHVYQGIQDKAGVFLQIIEKEGISASEAAFVGDDVIDLPVMRRCGLAIAVKNARPEVKSEAHMVTAHAGGDGAARDAVEFILKAQGKWKNVVEEYISQRGG, from the coding sequence ATGTCGAAACCTCGCGCCAAGAAAATTAAGCTCATCCTTTTCGATGTAGACGGTGTTCTCACTGACGGCAAGATCTGGATCTTTCCCTCTCCAGCCGGCGCAGATCAAAGCGTGCTCGAGCAATCGGCGGGTGCTCCGTCCAAACTCCGCTCGGGCGTGTCTGCCCCGGAGGCTCCGCAGCCTGGGTTCGGTTTTCAGAGTGCCAGCCTGATCGAAGCCAAAGGCTTTCACGCCCACGACGGCACCGCCATTTCGCTGGCGCGACTCGCTGGACTCAAGACCGGCCTCATCACGAAGCGTCGTTCCGAAACCGTCGCCCTTCGTGCGCGGGACCTGAAGATCGATCACGTGTATCAAGGCATTCAGGACAAGGCCGGCGTCTTTCTTCAGATAATCGAGAAGGAAGGAATCAGCGCGTCCGAAGCCGCTTTCGTCGGCGACGACGTCATCGACCTGCCCGTGATGCGCCGATGCGGCCTGGCCATCGCTGTGAAGAACGCCCGTCCGGAAGTGAAATCAGAAGCTCACATGGTGACCGCCCACGCCGGCGGAGATGGCGCCGCCCGCGACGCAGTCGAGTTCATATTGAAGGCGCAAGGAAAATGGAAGAACGTAGTCGAAGAATACATTTCCCAAAGAGGCGGATAG
- a CDS encoding tetratricopeptide repeat protein, translated as MLSCKRVTSLFVVVLLFVLAAPTFSQNTEMVQVGPLPMRRADPPAPGASAAELEARGDELRADKSYLDALDYYQAGISRNGGTGALLNKMGICNLMLQRYKEARRNFNQAIKADRGHADAFNNLGVVFYQQKDYGKAIKNYEKAVALNADAASYYSNLGAAYFAKKQFEKAAYNYSKAMEIDPDVFERISRAGVQAQLPSPEDRARYDYVLAKLYARMGVADRSLRYLKKAMEDGYKDIANVYKDNEFSSLRKDPRFAELMAAKTTAIPE; from the coding sequence ATGCTTTCCTGCAAACGAGTGACCTCGCTGTTTGTTGTCGTTCTCCTCTTCGTGCTCGCGGCACCAACATTTTCACAAAATACCGAGATGGTGCAGGTGGGTCCATTGCCCATGCGCCGGGCGGATCCTCCGGCTCCGGGCGCTTCGGCTGCCGAACTGGAAGCACGCGGGGACGAGTTGCGCGCTGATAAGAGCTATCTGGACGCACTAGATTATTACCAAGCAGGCATCAGCCGTAATGGAGGTACGGGGGCGCTCCTCAACAAGATGGGGATCTGCAACCTGATGCTCCAGCGATACAAGGAAGCGCGCAGGAATTTCAACCAGGCGATCAAAGCCGACCGTGGTCATGCCGACGCCTTTAACAATCTGGGAGTCGTCTTCTACCAGCAAAAGGATTACGGAAAAGCGATCAAGAATTATGAGAAGGCAGTGGCGCTAAACGCGGATGCTGCGTCTTACTACAGCAATCTCGGAGCGGCTTATTTCGCCAAGAAGCAGTTCGAGAAAGCTGCCTACAACTATTCGAAGGCGATGGAGATCGATCCGGACGTGTTTGAGCGGATTTCACGGGCTGGGGTGCAGGCGCAGCTTCCTTCCCCCGAAGATCGGGCTCGTTATGACTATGTCCTTGCGAAACTCTACGCTCGGATGGGAGTTGCTGACCGGTCGCTACGCTATCTGAAAAAGGCGATGGAGGACGGCTATAAAGATATCGCTAACGTATACAAAGATAATGAGTTCTCCAGTTTGCGAAAGGATCCGCGGTTCGCGGAGCTGATGGCGGCAAAGACGACGGCCATCCCGGAATAA
- a CDS encoding DinB family protein: MRILRWLPLVVVALCLSAVAKTAGMTDEDREHLLVHFQMTGSMLAEEVSGLSPVQLEYRASPDRWTIRECVSHLAVAEPDYWRDLKDAIKAAPDMQNKKSSNTDADIMWYGIDRVVHTKTGGGHEKVDTYKDLGEAMSKFQALRATMIDYIKTTNDDLRAHSFGGKDPIDSWQWMLEISTHSERHIQQIREIKADPNFPKK; this comes from the coding sequence ATGAGAATCCTTCGGTGGTTGCCGTTAGTTGTGGTTGCCCTGTGCCTCTCTGCCGTTGCCAAGACCGCTGGAATGACCGACGAAGACCGCGAGCACTTACTCGTTCACTTTCAAATGACCGGATCCATGTTGGCCGAGGAAGTGAGCGGCCTTTCCCCCGTCCAACTGGAGTACCGCGCGTCACCCGACCGGTGGACGATCCGCGAATGCGTTTCTCATTTGGCGGTTGCCGAGCCCGACTACTGGCGTGACCTGAAGGATGCCATCAAGGCTGCGCCGGATATGCAGAACAAGAAATCGTCAAATACCGACGCCGATATCATGTGGTATGGGATCGATCGCGTCGTGCATACGAAAACTGGTGGCGGGCACGAAAAGGTCGACACCTACAAAGACCTCGGAGAAGCGATGTCTAAGTTCCAGGCGCTGCGTGCGACCATGATCGACTACATCAAGACTACCAACGACGACTTACGAGCCCACAGCTTCGGGGGAAAAGACCCCATCGACAGTTGGCAATGGATGCTCGAAATCTCCACGCATTCCGAGCGTCATATTCAGCAGATTCGCGAGATCAAAGCCGACCCCAACTTTCCCAAAAAATAG